CGGCGCGGAGCGCAGTTCGCGTACCCGCTCGCCGGGGTCGCCGCGCGGGTCGAGCCGGTAGTCGAGGGCGTCCTCGCTGATCCCCGTCTCGGTGCCGATCCGGACGAAGTCGTCGAAGCCCTGCTCGCGCAGGGCGGAGAGCGCGTTGTCGACCGCGCGGTTCGTAAACGCCGACAGCAGGACGCGCTCGCCGCGCTCGACCAGCGCCCGGACCGTCCGCGCGAGCGTGTAGGTCTTCCCCGTCCCCGGCGGCCCCTGGATCAGCGCGCAGTCCTCGGCGGTGACCGCGAGCCTGACCGCCCGGTCCTGGGCGTCGTTGTTGTCGATGAACGTCCCGTCCGTCTCCGAGAACCGGGGCGCGCGCCGCCCGAACAGCACGTCCTTGCGTTCGGTCGACCCCTTCAGGACGGCGTCGTGCAGCGCGGTGAGCATCCGGTCGACGGAGAGTTCGGAGGGGTAGACGTCGAGGCGGCGAAGCTCCACCGGTTCGTCGGTCGTGACGACGACCTCCGGCGAGAGCCGCTCGACGCGCGCGAGTTCGGCCGTCCCCCGGGTGGGGTGGCCGTCGCTCGCGAGCACCACGTCGCCCTCGCGGATCTTGGAGACGGCGTCCGTCCCCGCCGCGCGAAGCTCCCAGCGGCCGTCGTCGCGCCGCCGGCTCCCGAGCGGTTCGAGGTCGACGAGCGCCCGGTCGTCGTCGGCGCGCTCGGCCGCCGTCTGCTCCCACAACTTCGCGTACTCGCGGTGGACCTCCCGCCGCTCCTCCTCGATGGCCCGGTAGAGGCGGTCGAAGTACTCCCGCTCCTCCTCGGGGACGGCGCGGCCGACGCTCCCCGCCTTCGACTCCTGGTCGAGCCGCCCGGAGACGACCATGCAGGTGTCCCGCTCGAAGCAGTACTCGCACTTCGCGTCGGCCTCGTAGCCCGTCGGTACGTCCCCCCGCGCCTCCATCGCGGCGATGGCGTTGCGCTGGCGGAGGACGTAGTTCACGAGGCCCGAGCCGATGGAGAAGTCCTTCGCGGGCGTCAGGTCGCCGGTCTCCTCGTTGCGGTCGAGCGCGCTGTTCTTCGTGTAGAGGAGGGTGCCGGTGTCGGGCAGCGCGCTCCCGCCGTCGGACGCGGTCGCGGTTCCCGCCGCGCGGTCCCGCTCGGCCAGCAGGAGGGCGTAGCAGGCCGCCTGCACCTTGTCCTGGAAGCGCGGTTCCTTCCGGAGGTTCTTCCCGGTCTTCAGCTCGACGGGAACGCCGCGGCGGATCGCGTCGGCGCGGCCCTTGATGCCCACCCGCTCGCCGACGAGCGTCTGCTCGGAGCGCCACTCGCTCCGCTCGGGACCGAAGGCCCGGTTCGAGTCGTCGCCGGACGGGTCGTCGAGCGAGGCCCCGTCGTCTCCGCCGTCACCCGTGAGCCGCCCCTGGCTGAGCCACCCCTCGATGGCGCGGGCGTTGCGGCGCACGTCGTCGGCCACCTCCTCGCGGTCGCGTCCGAGCAGCCCGAGTTCGAGGCCCGCGTCGGCCACGTGGTCGTCGATGGCCGCCTCCAGGTCCCGCCCGCGGAGCAGGTCGCCGAACACCTCGTGGACGAGCGTCCCCATCACCACGGGGTAGTTGAGCGGGACCCCCGAGAGCTTGTTCAGGTAGTACATCCGCGGGCACTGCACCCACGAGCGGACGTCGGTCACGTCGACCAGGAAATCCGGCTCGACGACGACGAGCGACCCCTTCGACGTTCCGTAGGTCGTCTCGCCGTTCCACTCGCGCTCCTCGGGATCGGTCACTAGTAGCTCCATCCCCGGCTCGAGCACCTCTGCGGTCTCGGCCCACTTGCCCCACAGCGTCACCGTCGCGGGCGCGGCGGCCCCTCCGTCGGGGCGGAGGCGCACCTCGGCCAGTTCGCGCTCGCCGTAGCGCGTCTCGACGGTTCGCGGGTCGTTCACCTCGACGACGGGACCACGGAGCGTCACGACCGGAACCGATACCTCCGGGAGAAAGAGGTTGTCGGTCGGGTACCTTCCCCGGCGACTCGACGGACGCGGGTCCGGGATTCGACCGAGCCGTCGACCGACGCCCTCCCGGCCGGGCGACCCGATCACCGAGGGCGCTCCGGTGGGACCGGGGTTCTCCGGGGAGGCATTTTTACGTGACGGCGGTGGAGTGACGGGTATGAGCGACACGGACGTCTCCCCGGGCGACACGTACACCTACTCCCGGACGTTCACGCGCGACGACGTCGAGCGGTTCACCGAGATCTCGAACGACCAGGGCGAACACCACCTCGAAACGGACGAGCGGGGGCGGGTCGTCGTCCACGGCCTCCTGACGGCGACGCTCCCGACGAAGCTCGGCGGCGACCTCGACTACCTCGCCCGCGACATGGTCTTCGAGTTCCGAAAGCCCGTCTACACGGACGAGGAGATCAGCTGCGAACTGACGGTCCTCGACGTGGCGGATCGCGACGGCGGGATCGACCTCTCGGCGGAGGCCATCTGCACCAACGAGGACGACGAGGTGGTCATGACCGGCGAGTTCGAGGGCGTCATCTTCGAGTGAGGTCGCTCCGCCCGCTCGGCGACGAGACGGCCGAGGTTCTCGCGGGGAGGGCCAGCGCGGCGAAAAAGCGTGGGTCGGTCGGACGGTCGGTCGACGCCGTTACTGCGTCTGCTCGTCGAACTGCTGGCCGATCTGCGAGAGCGTGTCGAGGGCCTTCTGCTCCTCACGCATGTTCTGTTCGAGTTTGTCGGCCGCGTCGTCCATCCCGAGGTCGGCGGCCAGCGGCGTGAGGTTGCCGTAGGTGGCGATCTCGTAGTGCTCGGTCTTCTGCCCGGCGGCGATGTCGAACCGTTCGAGGACCGTCTCGTCGGAGTTCTGCTCTACGAACTCCTGGTGCTCCTGGATCATCGCGTCGACGACCCGATCCTGTTTCGTCTCGGGCGACGCGTCCATGCTCTGGAAGACCTCCTCCAGGCGATCGACGTGGCCCTGAGTCTCCTCTCGGTGTTCTGAGAACGCCTGCTTTACCGTCTCGTCGGAGACCTCGTTCTCCATCTGCTGGAGCGCGTCGACGAGTTGTTGCTCGGTGTAGTAGGCTTTCTGGAGACCCTCCTCGAACAGCTGCTTGAGTGCGTCGGAATCAGCGGACATGATGCGACCTGCTCTTGGACCACGACCTCGATGAGCGGCCGCGTTGCAGGTGAGAGGCGTTTAAAACCCGGTCAGATAACCGCCCCCGGAGAGGCACTGTCTGGCGTCGCCGACGGTCTGACGGAGGCTGCGGGCGGACGTGGGGCTATCGCGGCGGACGGTCGCCGATCACTCGAAATCCGGATCGCGCTTCTCGACGAACGCCTCCATCCCCTCGCGCTGGTCGTGCGTGCCGAACAGCCCGCTCCAGAGGCGGCGCTCGTAGGTGAGCCCCGAGGAGAGGGTGGACTCGTGGACGTAGTTGAGCGCCTCCTTCGCCGCCTGCAGGGCGAAGGCGGGCTTCGCGGCGAGTTCTGCGGCCATGTCCGCGACGTGGTCGTCGAGGTCGCTCCCGACGACCACCTCGTCGACCAGCCCCATCTGCTGGGCGTCCTGCGCGTCCACGCGCTCGGCGAAGAAGACGAGACGGCGGGCCATGGAGTCGCCGACCAGCCGCGAGAGGCGCTGGGTGCCGCCCCAGCCGGGGACGATGCCGAGGTCGACCTCGGTCTGTCCGATGACGGCGTTCTCGCTCGCCACCCGGAGGTCGGAGGCGAGCGCGAGTTCGCACCCGCCGCCGAAGGCGTAGCCGTTCACGGCGGCGATGACCGGCGCGGGGAACCCCTCGATCGCGTCGGTGGCCCGGTGGCCCAACTCGGCGTACGTCTGCGCCTCGGCCACCGACAGCTGCGACATGTACTCGATGTCCGCCCCGGCGACGAACGCCTTCTCGCCCGCGCCGGTGAGGACGAGCGCCCGGACGTCCTCCTCGCGCAGGCCCTCGATGGCGTCGAGCAGCGCGCGAAGCACCTCGGTGTCGAGGGCGTTCAGCCGATCTGGACGGTTGACGGTGAGCGTCGCGACCGCGCCGTCGCGGTCGAGCAGGACCGGTTCTGTCTCGGACATGTGCGAGGTGATGGCGAGCGGCGGCATAATTCTGCCCCCCGACGGGGAGGTGCCGGCGGGAACGGACCGATGCGGACGAACGCTGGCCGACACCGGCGGACGTGAGCGGAGCGTGGGCCGACGCGGGCCGACGCGGGCCGACACGTTCATGCGAGGAGGTGACGAAGGCCCCGTATGCGCGTGCGGGACTGGCAGGACATCCTGCGTGAGGTCGTCGACGCGAAGGCCGATCCGGCGGAGTGGCGAGCCGTGGCGGGCGACCGCCGTCGCGGGATCGGCGAGGACATGTTCCTCGCTCACCCGGGGGTGGGCGTCTTCCAGCTCAAGACCTACGCGAAGAACCCGTTCGAGGTCCGGGGCGTCGGGACCGAGGTCGCCCGACGCGTCGACGACGACATCGACCCGTTCTTCCCGACCGACGGAACGGGCCGGTTCGGCATCCGATCGCCCCCGGGCGACGAGGACGAGGCCGAAGCCGCCGCGAAGCGCCTGGCGACCGTCGTCGAGACACACGCCGACGCGCCGACGACTCCCGACGCGTTCTTCGAGGACGTGATGGACGCCGTCGACAGCCCCGCCTACGGGCCGATGACCTACGAGGGGTTCAGACGCGGCCGTCCGGACGACCTCGACGCGCTCGCGGACGAGTTCGAGGAGGCCGAACGACTCCTCGAAGCCGAGTTCGACGACCTCGTGGGCGAGGTGGACCGGGGGTTCCAGTAGGGTTAGGTCGCGTCGGACACACGACCCCGTATGGACGCCGAGACGACCGTCCGGGAGTACTACGGGGCGCTCCGCGACGGCGACCCGCTCGCACCCTTCTTTCTCGACGCCCCCTCCGTGGTGAAGTTCGGCCTCTCGGAGCGACTGTCGGGCCACGACGAGGTCGCGGCGGGCCTGCGCGAGCAGACGCGGACGACGACCGACTGGACGGTCGGGAGTTCGAACCTCCTCGCGGAGGCGCGCGGCGACGCCGGGTGGTTCTCCGACGACGTGTTCCTGGCGTGGACGGACGTCGAACGAGGGATCAGATACGAGTTCGACACGCGGTGGAGCGGTACGCTCGTTCGGGTAGACGAGGGTCCCTGGAACGGAGACGGGCGTGAGACCGGAAGCGAGAACGGGGAGGGACCGGGACGCGGCAGGGGGGACGGGAGCGCCTGGCGCTTCGCGGGAATGCACGTCAGCACCGTCCAGGAGGGGATCTGATGGTCGGGCCGATTCCGGACGAGGATCGCGAGTCGCTCGTGCGACGCCTGAAGGCGTTCTTCGCGCTACTCATCGGCGCGTCCGCCGGTCTCATCACCTCGCAGGGGAGCGCGACGCCGCTCGAAGTCGTCCTGATCGCGCTCCTCGGTACCGCCTTCGGCGCGCTCGTCGTCTGGATCGTCTTTCCCGGAACCGGAGAAGTCGAGCGAGCGCGGCGCTGACGCGGCCGGTGAGGGACGCGTCGCGTTTCGTGAGGTGTGGTCGACCCCTCCACTGCACCGCGTCGACGGTGTGGCGCCTCTGACAGCGTCCGCCCGACGAGTCGGTTCGCTCGCCGCCCGGGTCGTGGCCGGGACCGGCGGTCGTGTCGCGCGAACCGCGTTCCTCGTCGGACTGCTCCTGCTTCGATCGGGACGGTCCGCCCGTCGCGGCGGCGGTGGGGGTGCACCGTGGGGGGTGGTGGGGATGCCGCCGGACGTCGGGGTGCGGTCGATCGCACCGCGGTCGACCGTCCCGCCCTCGGCCCGGACGCCCCGGTCGCCCCGGAGCGCCCTCGGGAGAGGTCACCTGATACCAGGACTATGCTTCCGTTCACGGTTTTCCCTGCTAGCGGAGGTTCTTTTTGAGGGGGTACCCTCCTCTTCGACCGCACCGAAGGGCGGTGCCTCCCGCGCGACCGTCCCGATTCGAACGGTTTCGTCCGCTCGCGGCACGGGCACGGTACATCTTAGTGTGCGTGCGCCCCATCTGTGGACGATGACACGAGCAAGCGTCGTCGGCGCCGGAATGACCACGTTCGGCGTCCACGACTCGACCCTCGCGGAGCTGTTCGCCGCCGCGGCGCTCGACGCGTACGACGACGCGGGCGTCACCCCCGACGAGGTAGACGCGTTCTACTTCGGGAACGCGATGGGCGGACAGACCGAGAACGACACGCACCTCGCGCCGAAGCTCGCCTCCGAGGTGGGCATCGCGGGCGTCCCAGCCCAGCGCTTCGAGGACGCCTGCGCCACGTCGGCCAACGCGTTCAAGAACGCCGTCCAGACCGTCGAGGCGGGGATCCACGACACCGTCCTCGTCGGCGGCGTCGAGCGGTGCACCCCCGAGACGGGACTCGGAACCGGCGAGATGACGCGCATCTTCACCAGCGCCTCTCATCGACAATACGAGCAGCCGACGGGTCTCACGTTCCCCGGCGTCTTCGCCCTGCTGACGAAGCGCCACATGCACGAGTACGGTACCACCGAGGAGCAACTCGCGCACGTCGCGGTGAAGAACCACGCCAACGGGACGCGCAACCCGCGCGCGCACTTCGGCAAGGAGATCACCGTCGATGAGGTACTCGAGTCGCCCCTGATCGCTGACCCCTTCCGACTCATGGACTGCTGTCCGTTCTCCGACGGCGCGAGCGCCGTGATCGTCACGAGCGACGACCGCGCGGACTCCTACGACGCCCCGGTGGACGTGGCGGGCGTCGGCCACGCGACGGACGTCGTCCCGCTGTCGGCGAAGCCCGTCCCGCACGCGACGCGGGCGGCCCGCGACGCGGCCGCGCAGGCCTACGAGCAGGCCGGCGCGGGGGCCGACGAGATGGCCTTCGCCGAGGTTCACGACTGCTTCACCGGCGCGGAGGTGATGGCGAGCGAGGCCATCGGTTTCTTCGAGGACGGCGAGGGCGGTCCCGCCGCCGAGGAGGGACGGACCGCCCTCGACGGCGACCGGCCGATCAACCCCTCCGGCGGCCTGAAGGCGAAGGGCCACCCCATCGGCGCGACCGGGACCGGCCAGATCGTCGAACTGACCGAACAGCTCCGGGGCGACGCCGGGGAACGCCAGGTGGACGGCGCGGAGCGCGCCGTGGCGCACAACCTCGGCGGCGACGCCGGTACGACCGTCGTGACGGTCATGGAGGTGCGCCGATGAGCCTCGCGTACGACGAGTGGGCGGCCGCGCTGCGCGAGGGCGACCTCCTCGGCGTCGAGTGCGCCGACTGCGGGGCGACCTACGGCACGCCGTTCTCCGTCTGTAACGAGTGCGGCGGGCGGGACCTGGAGGCCGTCGACCTCCCCGAGGAGGGGGAGGTCTACTCCGAGACGACGATCACCGTCCCGCCCGTCGGCTTCGAGGGGCCCTACCGCGTCGGGATCGTCCAGGTCGGCCCGGCGCGCGTGACGGCGCGCGTCGAGGGCGAGGCGGGCATCGGCGACCGCGTCGTGTTCGACGGCGCGATGGAGGCCGACGACGGCCACCCCGCGCCGGTCTTCCGCGCGGAGGAGTGAAGCGCTTCAGAACAGCCCGCCGAACACCTTCGGCGCGGTCTTCCGGAGGATGTTCACCCCGATGACGAACAGCATCCCGACGACCGCGCGGTTGAACCACGTCTCGTCGACGCCGATTTGGCGCAGGTAGGTGCCGAGAAAGAGGCCGACGAGCGTGACGACCGAGATCGCACAGCCGAGCCACAGCAGCGGCGGCGTCAGCAGGCCGACGGCGATCGACTGCACGATCTTCACCGTGAACACGAAGGTGAACACCATCGACATCCCCCCGATGTAGCGGTCGCGGTCGCGCTCGAACGTGTGGAGGTAGGCGGGCAGGAGCGGTCCGAGGTTCGCCGCGCCGAGGAGAAACCCTTCCACCAATCCGACGCCGCCGAGCGCGACGGGGTGGTGGGCCTCCTCGACCACGACGAAGTTCCGGAGCACCTGGTAGGCCACGTAGGCGAGTATCAGGAGCGCGATGAGCAGCGGGACGAGCGGTCCCGTCCGGAACTCGGCGAGGAACGTGACGCCGACGACGGTGCCGGCGACCGCGAGGCCGATCAGCGGCCACTCGCGGCGCACGTAGTCGAGGCCGGTGTTCGTCTCGCCCACCTGGAAGACGTTGATCATCCACGGCGGGATGGCGAGGACGACGACGGCCACGACGGGGTCCACGTCGATGACGGAGGCGAGCACCGGCGTCGCGATGAGTGCGTAGCCGAAGCCGATGGCACCCTTGACCGCCCCCGCGACGATCGCGACGAGGAAGACGAGCGCGAGCGTCCCGGTCGTCACGTCCGCCGACAGCGTCGACGTGATCCGGTCCGCGCCGGGGTAGAGGACGACCGTCCCCGCGATGACGGCCGCCGTCGCGAGCGTCATCAGGACCTCGCGGTAGTGCAGCGAGCGCAGGTTCTCGAGGAACGATGCGGGATCGACGGTAGCGGAGTGGTTAGCCATTGGTCTCGAAGAGAGCTGAGTACCGCCGCTAGATGGCTCTCGTAGATATACCCGTCAACATCGGTAACGATGGCCGAGAGCTGTGACGCGGCTTCGGCCGACGCTGATTCGCCGCCGTGGCGTTCACCGTACGACGCGGGAGAGTATCGCCGACTCCGCCTTCCGGAGGTGGTTCGAGGCCGTACTCGCGGCGCACCCGAGTTCGGCGGCCACGTCCGCAAGCGACGCGTGCCGCGGGACGGCGTAGTAACCCAGTTCGACCGCCGTCTCGACCGCCTCGTACTGCCGATCGGTCAACGGACCGGCGATCCTGGCGTGTCGCCGGTCGTACTCGCCGACCTCCTCGATCGTGACCTCGATCTCGCCGGGGATGTTCTCCACGAGCGTCCCGAGATCGCCCTCCTGCCCGATGACGGTAAGCCGCATCGCGGCCTGCTCGTCGTAGACGATGGGGGGGACGACGACCAACTCCAGATCGCCGAACGCGCGTCGGAACGAGACGTCCTCCTCGCGTGTCTCCTGACAGGCGAAGACGTACAGCGATTCGTCGTCGATTAGACCGATCCGGTGCCACCGGACCGATTCGACGCGCTCGATCGCCTCCCGGTACCGCTCGACGTCGGTCACCTCGACGTAGAACAGTTCGTACTCGATCGGTTCGCCCGGCTGCAGGTTCCAAGTCAACAGTTCCTCGTACCGGACGACGTCCTCGTAGCGGATGAACCGCTGCATCGGGTGCAACATCCAGTCGGGTTGGCGCAGGTAGAGGTCGCAGTACTTCACGGTCGAATCCCCGGCACGCAACAACGTACCGACGTGTCCGATCAGACGAAGCTAGCGAACATAAAGGCGCTAGCCACGCCGACTGAATTCGTTTCTCGACTCGGTACGTACCCCCGAGTGTCATGACCGCTACGACCGAGGAGGCGTCCGCCACGGACGACTCGACGGAGGAGGCGGAGCTACCGCCGGGACCGGACGGCTGGCCGCTGCTGGGCAACACCCTGCAACTCGCCAGGGATCCGGTCGGGTTCTTCGATCGGATGGCGTCCTACGGCGACGTCGTCCGGTACGAGGTCGGCGGGCTACCGTTCACGATGGTGTTACATCCGGCGTACGTCGAGCGGTTGCTGGTGACCGACTCGGACTCGGTCCGGAAGTTCCGGTTCGAGGAGTTCGGCGGCAACGAGTTCGCTCCCGACGGTGTGCTGTTCACCGAGGGCGAGCAGTGGCGCGCCCAGCGGACCGTGCTTCAGAACGCGTTCACGCTCGACCGGATCGAACGCTACGGGGGGACGATGGTCGACGTGGCCGCCGACCACGCCGCACGGTGGGGGGACGGGGAGGAACTCGCGGTCAACCGGCAGTTCTCCGACCTCACGGTGGACGTCCTCGCCCGGACGCTGTTCGATCTCGACGTCGACGGCCGGGGCGAGGCGATCACGTCGGTCGCCCGGGCGATCAACGAGCGGGGGGATCCGCGGACGCTCTCTAACTTCTTCCTCCCGTCGTGGGTGCCGACGCCGAGCCAGCGCCGCTACGACCGCGCCATGGCCGCGTTCGAGGACATCGTCGACGAACTGATCGAGGAACGCCGGCGCGTCGGCGACCTCGAGGAGCGCGACGACCTGCTCTCGCTGCTGCTCGCCGCGGAGGAGCCGGACGGCTACCGCCACTCCGAGGGGGAACTGCGGGATCAACTGCTAACGTTCCTGTTCGCGGGCCACGAGACCACCTCGCTCACGCTCGCGTACACGACCCTCCTGTTGACGCGTCACCCCGACGTCCTCGAACGCCTCCACGAGGAGTGGGACGAGGTCCTCGGCGACGACGATCCCTCGCCGACCGACGTCCCCGATCTGAACCTCACGGATCGCGTCCTCACGGAGTCACTGCGGCTGTACCCGCCGGCGTTCGCCGTCTTCCGCACCGCCGTCGAGGACATCGAGATCGGGGGGTACCTGATCCCCGAGGGAACGAACGTCACGCTCCCCCAGATCCGACTGCACCGGGACCCACGGTTCTACGACGACCCGGCGGCGTTCCGCCCGAATCGGTGGACCGGGGGCGTCGAGGCGGAACTGCCGGACTACGCGTACTTCCCGTTCGGCGGCGGACCCCGCCACTGCATCGGGATGCGGTTCGCCACGATGGAGTTGAAGCTCGTTCTCCCGACGCTGCTCCGGCGCGTCGAATTCGAATTGCTGTCCGACCCCGATCCCGAACTGTCGCCCGGCGCGACGCTCCGACCCGCCGACGACGTACGGATGCGGGTCCGAGTCCGCGAGTAGAACGGTCGTCGCGCGACGATCCGCTGCCGGTTCCGCCCCGAGTGCCGGGATACGCGCGACGGTCGACGCGAGAACCCCGGTGGAGGGATCCGTCGACAAGCGGTAACGATGGCCGAGAGCTGTGACGCGGCGTCAGGCGACGCGGGTGAGCCACCGCGTCGGGTTACGCAGTTCGTCGTCGGTCGGGAGGTTCTCGGGGCGCTCCCAGACGAGGTTCGCGGTTCGGAGATCGCGGGCGTCGACGACGGCCTCGAAGAAGTCCTTGCCGCGCTCGTACTGGCGGCGCTTGCGCCCCAGGCCGAGCAGTCGGCGGATCAGCTGGGCGATCGGCCCCCCGCCGCGACGGCGGGCGTCGAGCTTCCGCCGGAGGTCCTCGTACTCCTCGTCGAAGGTCCGGTCCATCAGGAGTTCGGCGTACCCCTCCACGGCGGTCATCGTGGTGTCGATGGCGAGGAAGTCGTCGCGGTTGAAGCGCGCGGCCGAGAGGTCCCGGAGCGTCGTCTCGATGAGGTCCTCAAGGTGGTCGGTGAGCCACGGCGCGGCCCCGAACTCGGCGGCGTGGGAGACCTCGTGGAAGGCGATCCACCGGCGGAAGCGGTCCTCGTCGGCGTCGAGCTGGCGGGAGACGCGCCGGATGTTCGGGTGGACGAAGTACAGCGAGTGGTCGTTCGCCGCCCCCGGGGAGAGCAGCCGCGGGTCGTACTGCCCGAGGACGTTGTTCGCGAGGAAGCCGACGGCGAAGGCCATCGATCCCGTGTTGAGCGACCGCGCGATCCCGGGCATGAGCCCCACCTCGGGTTCGAGCAGGTCGAGGATGCGCTCGAAGGTGACGACGTTCGCGTCGATCCAGTGGTGGCGGTTCTGGATCTCGACCGTCTCCGGGAGGTCGAAGTCGACGCCCGCGACCGACCTGATTTGATCGCGCGCCGCCCGGACGTCCGCGGCGTACGCCCGCTCGTCGGCGGGCGTGAGATCGAGCGTCCCCGGCGCGGTGACCGCCTTCGCGGCGTCGCCGACCGCGACCCAGTCGACGGGCCCCTCACCGGATGCGTCCGTCACCGCCCGGACCGCGCGATAGAAATTCATACCGGGGAGAGGCGGGTACGGGCAAAAGGCCTTCCGCTACTCCGATTCCTCGATCGGGGTCTCGGACGGTCCCTCCACGTCGACCCGGTAGTCCTCGTACGCCTCGCCCTCCTCGTCGCCGCCGCGGAGCTTCACGACCGCCGCCGTCCCGATCAGGAAGGCGAGGCCGACGACGGCCGCCACGGCGCGCTTGCGATTCGACCGGTCCGCCTCCGTCTCG
The Halomarina pelagica DNA segment above includes these coding regions:
- a CDS encoding cytochrome P450 — encoded protein: MTATTEEASATDDSTEEAELPPGPDGWPLLGNTLQLARDPVGFFDRMASYGDVVRYEVGGLPFTMVLHPAYVERLLVTDSDSVRKFRFEEFGGNEFAPDGVLFTEGEQWRAQRTVLQNAFTLDRIERYGGTMVDVAADHAARWGDGEELAVNRQFSDLTVDVLARTLFDLDVDGRGEAITSVARAINERGDPRTLSNFFLPSWVPTPSQRRYDRAMAAFEDIVDELIEERRRVGDLEERDDLLSLLLAAEEPDGYRHSEGELRDQLLTFLFAGHETTSLTLAYTTLLLTRHPDVLERLHEEWDEVLGDDDPSPTDVPDLNLTDRVLTESLRLYPPAFAVFRTAVEDIEIGGYLIPEGTNVTLPQIRLHRDPRFYDDPAAFRPNRWTGGVEAELPDYAYFPFGGGPRHCIGMRFATMELKLVLPTLLRRVEFELLSDPDPELSPGATLRPADDVRMRVRVRE
- a CDS encoding thiolase C-terminal domain-containing protein produces the protein MTRASVVGAGMTTFGVHDSTLAELFAAAALDAYDDAGVTPDEVDAFYFGNAMGGQTENDTHLAPKLASEVGIAGVPAQRFEDACATSANAFKNAVQTVEAGIHDTVLVGGVERCTPETGLGTGEMTRIFTSASHRQYEQPTGLTFPGVFALLTKRHMHEYGTTEEQLAHVAVKNHANGTRNPRAHFGKEITVDEVLESPLIADPFRLMDCCPFSDGASAVIVTSDDRADSYDAPVDVAGVGHATDVVPLSAKPVPHATRAARDAAAQAYEQAGAGADEMAFAEVHDCFTGAEVMASEAIGFFEDGEGGPAAEEGRTALDGDRPINPSGGLKAKGHPIGATGTGQIVELTEQLRGDAGERQVDGAERAVAHNLGGDAGTTVVTVMEVRR
- a CDS encoding nuclear transport factor 2 family protein translates to MDAETTVREYYGALRDGDPLAPFFLDAPSVVKFGLSERLSGHDEVAAGLREQTRTTTDWTVGSSNLLAEARGDAGWFSDDVFLAWTDVERGIRYEFDTRWSGTLVRVDEGPWNGDGRETGSENGEGPGRGRGDGSAWRFAGMHVSTVQEGI
- a CDS encoding TSUP family transporter encodes the protein MANHSATVDPASFLENLRSLHYREVLMTLATAAVIAGTVVLYPGADRITSTLSADVTTGTLALVFLVAIVAGAVKGAIGFGYALIATPVLASVIDVDPVVAVVVLAIPPWMINVFQVGETNTGLDYVRREWPLIGLAVAGTVVGVTFLAEFRTGPLVPLLIALLILAYVAYQVLRNFVVVEEAHHPVALGGVGLVEGFLLGAANLGPLLPAYLHTFERDRDRYIGGMSMVFTFVFTVKIVQSIAVGLLTPPLLWLGCAISVVTLVGLFLGTYLRQIGVDETWFNRAVVGMLFVIGVNILRKTAPKVFGGLF
- a CDS encoding enoyl-CoA hydratase/isomerase family protein encodes the protein MSETEPVLLDRDGAVATLTVNRPDRLNALDTEVLRALLDAIEGLREEDVRALVLTGAGEKAFVAGADIEYMSQLSVAEAQTYAELGHRATDAIEGFPAPVIAAVNGYAFGGGCELALASDLRVASENAVIGQTEVDLGIVPGWGGTQRLSRLVGDSMARRLVFFAERVDAQDAQQMGLVDEVVVGSDLDDHVADMAAELAAKPAFALQAAKEALNYVHESTLSSGLTYERRLWSGLFGTHDQREGMEAFVEKRDPDFE
- a CDS encoding AAA domain-containing protein translates to MTLRGPVVEVNDPRTVETRYGERELAEVRLRPDGGAAAPATVTLWGKWAETAEVLEPGMELLVTDPEEREWNGETTYGTSKGSLVVVEPDFLVDVTDVRSWVQCPRMYYLNKLSGVPLNYPVVMGTLVHEVFGDLLRGRDLEAAIDDHVADAGLELGLLGRDREEVADDVRRNARAIEGWLSQGRLTGDGGDDGASLDDPSGDDSNRAFGPERSEWRSEQTLVGERVGIKGRADAIRRGVPVELKTGKNLRKEPRFQDKVQAACYALLLAERDRAAGTATASDGGSALPDTGTLLYTKNSALDRNEETGDLTPAKDFSIGSGLVNYVLRQRNAIAAMEARGDVPTGYEADAKCEYCFERDTCMVVSGRLDQESKAGSVGRAVPEEEREYFDRLYRAIEEERREVHREYAKLWEQTAAERADDDRALVDLEPLGSRRRDDGRWELRAAGTDAVSKIREGDVVLASDGHPTRGTAELARVERLSPEVVVTTDEPVELRRLDVYPSELSVDRMLTALHDAVLKGSTERKDVLFGRRAPRFSETDGTFIDNNDAQDRAVRLAVTAEDCALIQGPPGTGKTYTLARTVRALVERGERVLLSAFTNRAVDNALSALREQGFDDFVRIGTETGISEDALDYRLDPRGDPGERVRELRSAPVVAATTASCGSRILRECSFDAAVIDEAGQLTEPATLAAVNLADRFVLVGDHQQLPPVVRSENALSRSLFERLVERYPDASVLLDRQYRMNQRIQYFSSTAFYDGRLRPATPEVAGRRLDDLDGVDADALPTERRDAVTFVDPGGRADGNTNPAEADRVREVVEAYLAAGVERGDVGVIAPFRAQVAEIGRRVPEGVAVDTVDRFQGSSKEVVVVSFVATGSLDGPIFEDHRRVNVALTRAKRALCLVGDAAALESDPFYADMLAWARR
- a CDS encoding FAS1-like dehydratase domain-containing protein, encoding MSDTDVSPGDTYTYSRTFTRDDVERFTEISNDQGEHHLETDERGRVVVHGLLTATLPTKLGGDLDYLARDMVFEFRKPVYTDEEISCELTVLDVADRDGGIDLSAEAICTNEDDEVVMTGEFEGVIFE
- a CDS encoding YciE/YciF ferroxidase family protein; this translates as MSADSDALKQLFEEGLQKAYYTEQQLVDALQQMENEVSDETVKQAFSEHREETQGHVDRLEEVFQSMDASPETKQDRVVDAMIQEHQEFVEQNSDETVLERFDIAAGQKTEHYEIATYGNLTPLAADLGMDDAADKLEQNMREEQKALDTLSQIGQQFDEQTQ
- a CDS encoding helix-turn-helix domain-containing protein, which translates into the protein MKYCDLYLRQPDWMLHPMQRFIRYEDVVRYEELLTWNLQPGEPIEYELFYVEVTDVERYREAIERVESVRWHRIGLIDDESLYVFACQETREEDVSFRRAFGDLELVVVPPIVYDEQAAMRLTVIGQEGDLGTLVENIPGEIEVTIEEVGEYDRRHARIAGPLTDRQYEAVETAVELGYYAVPRHASLADVAAELGCAASTASNHLRKAESAILSRVVR
- a CDS encoding Zn-ribbon domain-containing OB-fold protein — encoded protein: MSLAYDEWAAALREGDLLGVECADCGATYGTPFSVCNECGGRDLEAVDLPEEGEVYSETTITVPPVGFEGPYRVGIVQVGPARVTARVEGEAGIGDRVVFDGAMEADDGHPAPVFRAEE